AAAGTACGAAGTGGTTTTGGAGCCGGTGGCGGTGGGGAATCTGTTCGAATGGCTCTCCTTCGTTTCCTTCGGCTCGGTCGCCTTTCAGGAAAAGTCCTCCTGCCTGGCAGGAAAAATCGGCCAGCAGGTCTTCGGCCCGAACGTTACCATCTACGATGACGCCACGGATTCAACGGCCCTCCCATTTCCTTTCGATTTCGAAGGGACGGCCAAAAAGAAGGTGACGATGGTGGACAAAGGCATAGCCAAGGGAGTGGTGTACGACAGTTTGACGGCCGCCAAGGAAGGAAAAAAGTCCACCGGCCACGCCCTGACGCCGGACGCTTCCGCTCAGGGGGCGGTTCCCATGCATATCGGAATGAAGGGCGGCAGCGCCACGCTTGCCAAAATGGTCAAAAACGTCGGCAAGGGGCTTTTGGTCACCCGCTTCCATTACTTAAACGGCTTTTTGGACCCACCCCAGGCCACGATGACCGGTATGACCCGTGACGGTGTTTTTCTGATCGAGAATGGCCAAATCAAGCACGGGGTCAAAAACCTGCGCTTTACCGAAAGCATGGTGAAGGCCTTCTCCAACGTGGTGGAGTTGTCCCGCGAAAAGAAGCTCGTCAATACCTGGTGGGACGCCGTGGGCGGCATCCACGTCCCCGCCCTCCGCATCCGGGAGTTCACCTTCAGCGGCAAAACGGACTTTTAATTTGATTTGTGGGGACGGTTTGCGAACCCCCTCATACTTGCAGGCCGGGCTCCAGTCCGGCTTTAACTCCCAACAAATCTGAAACTTACCCCCCTTCGGGGGCGTATGATGAGATGATGAGTGTGTGGCGTGTTATATCCCTGATACTTAGCTTACTCGTAAGCTTCATTTTTTCGTTTGTCCTGTCCAAAGCGCAGCAGACCCCTATTGTCAACTGGAACGATTTCGGCCCCGGTGAGCTGCGGGTGGAACGCTTTCAAATTAGCCAGCCCCTTTCCATTTCGATTACCGGGATGGGGATAAAGCCGGATTATGGCAAGGATGACTGGGATGATTGGGACGATTGGGAAGGGCGGGAGGATTACGCTTTGGCCTACGGGTGGATTCTGGATTTGGAAACCAGGAAGCCGGTCTGGTCGATGGCCCGCGAACTGCGCCCCGGCAAATTCTGGGGAAAAAAGGGAACCGCGAAGGTGGAGGCCAAAGTCAACCTCCCCGCCGGCAAATACGCCCTGTATTACTACTGCGGAATCGGCAAAGACCAGTTCTACTACTTTAATTCCGACTGGAATGACAACGGCTTTTTTGAAGGGCTCAAACGTTTCTTCGGCAACACGGACAAATTCTATTCCGAAAAGGACCGCCGCAAACTTTACTTCACCGCCACGGCAGAGAAAAACGTCCTCCGCCCGCTGGCGGCCGACCCGCTGGAATCTAAGGTTTCCCTTTCCATCACCCGGCCCCGCAACTCCAGCTTCAAGAGTTTGAACTTCAAGCTTTCCGAACCGGCCTCCCTCACCGTCTACTGCCTCGGCGAAAATCCCAAATCGTACGACCGGCCGGCCGACGGCGGCTACCTTCAGGATATGCGCTCCCGCAAAAAGCTCTGGGAGCTTGTCCATTCCCGCTCCGAGCATGCCGGGGGGGCGGAAAAAAACCGCAAGTTTTTCGGCAAAATTTCGCTCCCCGCGGGGGATTATCAAATGGTTTATTTCACCGACGATTCCCACACCTTCGGCCGCTGGAACTCCCCGCCCCCGTACGATCCGGAATTCTGGGGCATTTCGCTTTTGGCCGAGCCGGGGCAGAAAAGAATCGTCCCGGTCGAGCCGGTCAAGGAGCCGGTCGTGGTGCAGTTCCTCCGGGTGGGGGACAACGAGCTTCTCTCCACCGGTTTTGTCTTGGACAAGCCGATGGATTTGCGGATCTACTGCATCGGCGAATATTCCGAAGGGGACCACACCTTTGCCGACTTCGGCTACATTGAAGACGCCGCCACCGGCCAGCGGGTCTGGGAAATGACCCGTTCCAACACCGAGCAGGCCGGCGGGGCGGACAAAAATCGGATGTTCGACGGCATTGTCCATTTCCCACGGGGCAAATATCTGGTCCGCTACGTCACCGATGACTCCCACTCCTTTGGCGACTG
The DNA window shown above is from Verrucomicrobiia bacterium and carries:
- a CDS encoding TldD/PmbA family protein; protein product: MIGKSKIFAALEPLLKKSGADEAEAVFVGSNSGLTRYANSIIHQNVAENNSRVYFRVVLGKKIGVASTNTFEKPDLSRALNAALEIARHQLELPHFNGLPEKQKYPKLTSYYKATAAFGPKERAAVLKKIFEKAAKQNLQAYGSLKTGEGELAVLNTNGIRAYQPTTTASINLITMSDDSSGYSEGLAQNVKRLDFDELAETSIEKCLTARHPKEVPPGKYEVVLEPVAVGNLFEWLSFVSFGSVAFQEKSSCLAGKIGQQVFGPNVTIYDDATDSTALPFPFDFEGTAKKKVTMVDKGIAKGVVYDSLTAAKEGKKSTGHALTPDASAQGAVPMHIGMKGGSATLAKMVKNVGKGLLVTRFHYLNGFLDPPQATMTGMTRDGVFLIENGQIKHGVKNLRFTESMVKAFSNVVELSREKKLVNTWWDAVGGIHVPALRIREFTFSGKTDF